From one Anaerolineales bacterium genomic stretch:
- the atpE gene encoding ATP synthase F0 subunit C: MDLAAARALGAGLAIGLGAIGPGIGIGLLMLGALQAMGRNPDAAGTITTNMILGVAFTEAIAIYALVIALILIFVGI; the protein is encoded by the coding sequence ATGGATCTGGCAGCAGCACGGGCGCTGGGAGCGGGACTGGCCATTGGATTGGGGGCGATCGGCCCAGGCATCGGCATCGGACTGTTGATGCTCGGGGCTCTGCAGGCGATGGGCCGCAACCCGGATGCCGCCGGCACAATCACGACCAACATGATCCTGGGTGTGGCCTTCACCGAAGCCATCGCCATCTACGCCCTGGTCATCGCCTTGATTCTGATTTTCGTCGGCATCTAG